AAAAGAACCAGAAACACTTGTTCCAATCAGGTTTCCGGTCTGATTTCTAAGTGTGGCTTCATTGGGGTTTATCACCTCGGCAGCGGTAGTCAAATACCTGTTCTGAACGTTAACAGGTACACCGTCTATGATATAGAGTGGATCATTACCACCTAAAAGTGAAGCGCCACCTCGAATCCGGATTTTAGCTACCCCACCAGGTGAGCCGTCTCCTTGTACAACCTGTACACCAGAAGCCTTGCCGGCTAGCGCATTATCCATACTTACGAATGGAATGTTGCTAAGTTCTTTCATATTTACCGAAGCAACTGAACCTGTAAGGTCTTTCCTTTTAGTCGTGCCATATCCAACTACAACTACCTGATCCAGATCTGAGATGCGCTCTTTAAGAACAACGTTAACACTGGCTGCCGTAACGACCTGCTCTGCAACCTGGTAACCAAGCAAATTAAATATCAGCACATCTTGCTCATTAGCTATGATTTTAAACCTTCCGCTATTGTCGGTAAATGTACCTTTCGTTTTCTGCCCTTTAATTTTGACGGTCACTCCTGGTAAAGGCTTTCCATTCTCATCTCTTACGTTTCCTGTAACCTCTATTTCCGAAAAATACCGGGCAATCTTATTCAGGATATTTGCCTCTTTTGTTTTTACTACAATGGTTTTATCTTCAACGGTATAAGTAAAAGACTGGGATGCAAAGCAGCGTTGCAACACTTCATCAAGGCTTGCATCTTTAACGCTAATGCTTACGGGGCTTGCTTTAGCAATCAATTGGCGGTCAAACATAAAATCATAGCCACTCTGTACCCTGATTTGTTTAAACACCTCCAGCAAAGTCGTATTTTTTGAATGGAGTGTAATAAGCTGACCGTACGATGCAGCACTTACCTGCATCATTGTTGTAATGAGTAGAACGGTGGTTAATCGCATAATTAGTATAATTTTTCTATACATTTGTTTTGGTTTAAAGTTGAAAATGTTGGTTGAAAATCTCGCATTTAGCTTAAGCCAATTTGCCAGAGGTGTTAGTCGCACTTCTGGTTTTTTGTTCATTCTAAGCTGTTATGGTAATTTATCTGCTCACAATTACCCTCCTTCCTTCTAATTTAAAATGAACTTTTCCAGTAATCTCCATGATCTTTAAAATCGATGAAATATTTTTTGAGCGAGACATGTAGCCGCCCAGTTCTACATTGTCCGGTGCAGAATCGTCGTAAACAATCTCTACGTTGTACCATCTTGACAACTGCCTCATGATACTTTTGAAATCATCATTTTTAAATATAAAATCGCCGTTTTTCCAGGCGGTAATTTGGTTAACATCTGCGCCTCTAACGGTAATTGAACCTTCTTTATTTAATCCCTGCTCCGAAGGTTTAAGAAGGACTGATCCATTTATTTTTACACTTCCTTCTACCAGGGTAGTTTTTACATCCGGCTCATCGGTATAAGCATTAACATTAAAGGAGGTCCCCAGGTCTTCTATGGTTTGGGTATTTGTTTTCACAAAAAATGGCTGGCGATTGTGCTTTACCTCAAAATAGCCCTCACCTTCTAAAAACACCCTTCGTTCTTTTAAACGGGCAAACGAAGTAGGGTACATTAAGCTCGATGCTGCGTTTAACCATACTACAGATTGATCAGGCAGTACTACTTTGTATGTTTGCCCTCTTGATGTTGACAGGGTATGATAAGCTGTTTTGTCACTTACAGTCTTATCTTCAGCAATTTCGTAAACAATCTGGCCGCTGGAAGTTTTAGTAATCTTTAGTCCTGCATCTTGTAGTAGTTCACCCTTTGTGGCAGCAGTCAAATTAATCCTTCTTCCGTTGGCAAGTGTTAACGTTGCCGAACGATTACCGGGAGCAATATCATTTTTAGCGAATGATTTGTACTTTTCGTTAATATCCTGTTCTGAGTTTAAAAAGATTATAACTATTCCCAAAGCAATAAATAAACAGGCGGCCGACACCGCATATCTCCAATCCTTGTAAATTTTTAGCAATGAGGGCCTTTTATCCAACCTTGGTAATACCTTTTGCAAAGCCTTTGCCTTGTCAAATCTCGCAAATTTTGCATGCTCAGCAATCAGCTGCTGCTCATTCATCATCTCTTCAAACAACAGACGATTTTCCTGGCTTTTTTCTACCCAGGCAAACAGTTCTGAAATTTGACCGGCAGTTAAACTAGCGTTCAGGTAATTGCTGATCTGGTCTGCAAGCCAAAAAGCATGATTTATTTCCTCTGGTTTCATCTATTCTGATCTTTTTACACCTTTAGAACAGGAAGAGTCCGTTTTTATCCAAATGATTTGAAAATAAATTTCAAAAAAGCCCAAATAACTTTTTAAACCGGCTATTTTGTGTAGGCTGCCACTGCCGGAACCAGAATTGAAAGCGCAATGGTAAGCTCATCGCCCGGAAGGCGATCTTTGAGCAAAGAAATGCCGCGCATCTTTTGGTTATTGACTGTACTTACCGTTACCCCCAGTTCTTCTGCAATTTCCTTTGGCTTTTTACCTTCCTCAAAGGTCATCTTAATTACCCTTCTGCACTGTTCAGGCAAGGTATCCACAGCATCAAAAACTTGCCGCAATACTTCAGCCCTGATCATAGCCTGTAGCACGGTGATTTCCTGTATTTCTCCCTGAAAAGACAAATGTTCCTGATGCTTCAACTTTACAGCATTGCGTTCCAGGTAATTGAAGCAAGCATTTCTAACACTTACAAACAAAAATGATTTGAGTGATTCTATGGTTTCGAAATCAGCGTATTTTTGCCATAAACGGACAAAAATATCCTGAACGATGTCTTCTGTGCTCATGTCATCTCCGGTAATCCGCTCTCCAAAATAGCAAAGCGACTGATAGAAATGATTAAAAATTTGACTAAAGGCATTTTGATCTCCCTGTTTAAAAGAAGAAAATAATTCCGGTAGGTTTGTTTTTGTCTTTGATGCCATCTGACCTGAAACAAATGTATTAATTTTTGCTTGCAATAGTGTGTACAACTCCATCATCAGAACATCAGGCTGGATACACTATTGAATTTAAAAACGTATTTTGCATTGAACCTTATCTAAATTAATATGAAGAAGATTCTTTCTGCTTGCCTTATAATAACTACAATTGCAGCCTGTAGCAATAAAAACAGCAAAATGGAAAAATATACCTGGCCGGACGCTAAAGCGCCAATAGCAGAGATTAAACCTACAACAAGAACTATGCATGGCGATACCGTAGTAGACAATTACTACTGGATGATAGACTATTTTAAAAAGGGCCCCGACAGCAGCAAAATAGTTGATTATCTGGAAGCTGAAAATAAGTATCTGGATACTATGATGAGCGGCACAAAAGCCCTGCAAGCCAATTTATTTAAGGAGTTGAAAGGCAGAATTAAAGAAAAAGATGAATCTGTACCGGTATTTAAAAATGGCTATTATTATTACACCAGAACTGAAGACGGTAAGCAGTATTACAAATATTGCCGCAAAAAAGGAAGCATTATGGCAAATGAAGAAATACTGGTTGATGTGGATAAGATGGCGGAAGGCCTGCCCTATTTTAGCATCTCTGGATTTAGTGTTAGTCCCGATAATAAGTTATTGGCATTTGGAGTAGACAAAGTTTCCCGCAGACAATACACCATTCATATTAAAAACCTGGAGACAGGCGAAATTTTGAAAGACGAAATTGTGAATACCGAGGGTGATGCCATCTGGGCGGCAGATAATCAAACGATCTTTTACACAGCTAAAAACCCAGTTACCTTATTAAGTGAAAAGATCCAGAAACACCAGTTGGGTACAGATGCCAAAAAAGACGTAGTTGTCTATAACGAAAAAGATAAATCGAACTATATAGGCGTTAGTAAATCAAAATCAGGCAAATATATTTTTATCCATTCATCAGCAACCATGTCTGATGAAATTTGGATGATAGACGCCGCCAGACCAAATGATGATTTTAAAGTATTTCAGCCACGTAAAAAAGATGTAAAATATGATGTAGTAGCCTTAGATGATAAATTCTTAATCGTTACCAATTGG
The Pedobacter sp. MC2016-14 DNA segment above includes these coding regions:
- a CDS encoding FecR family protein, with product MKPEEINHAFWLADQISNYLNASLTAGQISELFAWVEKSQENRLLFEEMMNEQQLIAEHAKFARFDKAKALQKVLPRLDKRPSLLKIYKDWRYAVSAACLFIALGIVIIFLNSEQDINEKYKSFAKNDIAPGNRSATLTLANGRRINLTAATKGELLQDAGLKITKTSSGQIVYEIAEDKTVSDKTAYHTLSTSRGQTYKVVLPDQSVVWLNAASSLMYPTSFARLKERRVFLEGEGYFEVKHNRQPFFVKTNTQTIEDLGTSFNVNAYTDEPDVKTTLVEGSVKINGSVLLKPSEQGLNKEGSITVRGADVNQITAWKNGDFIFKNDDFKSIMRQLSRWYNVEIVYDDSAPDNVELGGYMSRSKNISSILKIMEITGKVHFKLEGRRVIVSR
- a CDS encoding RNA polymerase sigma-70 factor; translated protein: MASKTKTNLPELFSSFKQGDQNAFSQIFNHFYQSLCYFGERITGDDMSTEDIVQDIFVRLWQKYADFETIESLKSFLFVSVRNACFNYLERNAVKLKHQEHLSFQGEIQEITVLQAMIRAEVLRQVFDAVDTLPEQCRRVIKMTFEEGKKPKEIAEELGVTVSTVNNQKMRGISLLKDRLPGDELTIALSILVPAVAAYTK